AATTGGAGAAACACTAACTACTAATTCATGACTGTTTGTATGAACTTTTCCTCCATTCATTACTAAGCTTGAAGCTCCTGTTGAACCTGCCAAAGGCACACTAAAAATCTGGTCAATTATATTTTGTCTAGCGTAGGTATAATCGATACTTACACGATCATTAAAAAATCGAAATTCACCGCCTACTTCATAAGATCTTGTATTTTGAGGTCTTAAGTTGGGGTCATACATTACTCCGTAAGGCGTGTATGAATTTACACCAGTAAGAGGGTAAGTTATAGGTGCACTTCCCCAAAATCCTCCTCCATAAACTGGTGTCGAATAGTAATTTTGCTTATAAACTGCTGGCTGACCTACTTCAGCCCAAGATGCTCTAAGTTTTGCAAATGATAAGGTTGGGTTTCCTTTTAGACCTTCCAATTCAGTTAATACAACCCCTAATGATATAGAAGGATATACAAATGAACGGTTATTTCGCGGCATTGACGACACTACATCTTTTCTTAAAGTACCGCCTAAATAAATAAAGTTTTTGTATGAAAGATTCAAATTTCCAAACAAACCAACGGTTCTGTTTTTATCAATGTTATCTATGTCAACATTTTGCTGTGTATTAGCTAAATTAGGCCAGCCGCCAAAATTAAGATCATATCCTTCCATTTCGTAACTCTTTTCGTATCTGTCATTGATTTCATTACCTACCAAAGCAGCTAAATTTAAATCGTCTGAAATCTTATATTCATAATTTGCTGTGAATAATGAATTTATTGTTCTGGATGTAATTCCATAAAGATCTAAATAACCTGCTGTAGTCTGCTTATTCCCATATTCATCTATATCTCTATAATTAGTGGTGTAAGCATCAGCACCAAGCTGGTATCGAAATGATAGTTTATGTTTTCCATCCATTGAGATATTTGGAGTAAATTCAACGTAACTGTTTCCGAAAAAACGATCCGTTTGTTCGTCATGTATATTGTGAGCAGCTGCCCAATATGGGTTATTGAATCCAGTTGTTCTGTAATAAATTTGTTTGTATGGGTCTCCTGGGCTTTCGTATCCGTTTCCTTTCATATCATAACTTATTGGACTTGCAAATGCACCTGCAACAGATGAATCATTTGCACCAGTAGCTTTTTCAGTTTTACTGGTAACATAGTTCCCAACAAATCCTGTTTTCCATGTGTCTGATAATTTCGTGCTAAAGGCTGCTCTTGCATTATAACGTGTATAACCAGTAGCAGGTACAAAACCATCTTGGTTAGTTGAACCCAAACTAAAAGCATAATTAGATTTATCTGTTGCTTGTGTCAAGCTAAAAGAGTTATTTACAGTAGTTCCAGTTTTAAAATAAGCACCAAAATTATCATATACTCTTGGTGTTACCCACGGATCTAGACCTGCTGCTGCTCTTTGTGGTACATAATATTTGCCTGCATGAGCTGTTACATCTCCACCATTCACAGCATTGGCAACATTACCTCCATATGATTTATCATTTGGCAACTCAGAAATTTTTGGTCCCCAAGACAATGAATTTGTTGGACCATATACGCCATTTGTTCCTTGCGCATATTGATCTTGAAAATCAATCTTTCTTGACACATTTTCAGCAGACATTGAGCTAGAGAAATTTATGATAGGTTTTCCACTTTTTGAAGCCCCTTTACCGCTTTTTGTTGTAATTACAACTACTCCATTTGTAGCTCTAAGTCCATAAAGTGCTGATGCCGCTTGTCCTTTTAAAATATTGATAGATTCAATATCCTCTGGATCAATATCTGCAGCCCTGTTTGAACTGTCCGAACCTGTCACACTGCTTCCAGTACTAACATCAGCTGTTGAAGCTACTGGCATACCATCAATTACATATAAGGGAGTGTTGTCTCCTGTAAATGAACGAGCTCCACGAATAACAATTCGGGAAGAAGCGCCAGGCGCACCACTTGAAGGTGTAATATTAACTCCTGCTAATTTTCCTTGAAGAGCACCAGCTAAGCTATTATTGTTTGCTTTTGTTAATTCATCAGCTTTAATTTCTTGAGTAGCATATCCTAATGCTTTTTTCTCTTTCTTAATCCCTAAAGCTGTTACAACAACACCTTCTAATTCCTGCGCTCCAGCATCCAACATTTTCACATTAATAGTTGAAGCACTTGCTAGAACTTCCTGAGTTTGCATTCCAATATAACTAAATACTAAAGTCTGATTGGAAGCAGCATTAATAGTATACTTTCCATCAAAATCAGTTTGAGCTCCTGATTTTGTTCCCTTGACCAAAACGCTAACACCTGGTAAAGGCATTCCTGAATTGTCTGAGACCGTTCCTGTAATTTTTCTTTGCTGTGCAAATGCAAATTGCATTGCAAAAACAAAAAAAAGCACGATTAATCCTTTTAAGTTTTGTTTCATTATTTTTTTGTTTTGAGTTATTAAGGGCGAACTTAAAAATTTAAAATAATTTTAACAAGAATTATACAGTATTTAACATTACTAAATGAAATATTTATACTACAAATAATCAACAAGAGCGTTTGAAAAATAAAAAATAACTTACATAAAATGTAAAAAAGAAGAAAAAGTGGAGAGAATTTAGAAATTAGCTGCTATTACGCTAATTCTTTCTTGAAATTCTTACAGAGTAGAAATGAATATTTTAAAAGCTAAAAAAACCGTCTAAAAATTTTAGACGGCCTTTTAATCCCTTACCATTTTAGACTAAATGGGCTACTAATTCAAAATAATCAAAAATGGCTATAGGAAAATATGTTCTACTTATTAGTGTCCAGATAACAAAGGCAACAATACTCCATTTGGAGAATTGCATTGCGTGTGCGATTAAAGGCCAAAAGAAATCTAAACCCAAGAAGAAATAAACTTTACAATATTTGAGGAGTGGTATATTGTCTTTGGAATTATTGGGCAAACATAAATAAATCAAACGTAGTTTCCTACAAAAAACAATAGTCAATATTTAAATATGTCTTATATTAATACTTTGTACACTTTTAGAGGAATTCTCAGAAAACAAAAAGCCGATAGTAAATAACTATCGGCTTTTCAATTATAATATTAAATGAATCTCTAGTAAACAGTATTATTTAGATTCTGCACATTCAGAAAAAGTAATCGCATGTTTAGTCAAATCTGTCCATTTTGGTTCTGGAGTTGATGAGATCAATTTATCACATCCTCCCCATAATGGTGCAAATTCTTTTTTGTATTCTTTTTTCTTTAATAAAAATGCTGGTGAATCTTTTTTAGCAACGTAGTAAGATTTAGCATCTCCTCCAATAAATTTAACTCCACCAACTCCTAAAGATGTAGTTTCTTTTGCATGTGGGTCACAGTAAATTTTAATTTCTTTACTGAATGCAGGGTTTAATAACTGCATTAATAGTTTTGAAGTTTTTTTCTTAATTTTCACATCAGCTGTTTCAAAATAAGCATAACCTTCTTTAATGTATTCTTGGTTCAATTGATCATCATTCCATTGTTTAAAATCTGAAATAAAATCAAGTTTTTTAGCAAAGTTATCCAATCCACTTGGTGGTAAGTACATATGTTTGATATCCTCTGGTTTCAATTTGTGTTTTTTTCCAGCTGCATCTTGTAATTTGATAAATTCAATTAATCCCTTGTCTCTATCAATATCTCTGATAGTTCCGCTAAGCTCTGTTCCATCTGCCAGGGTAATGTAAGCTGTTTTATTGTGTGAAAATCCATAAGATGGATTAATTAAATCTTGAGCATTGATTGCAGTAAATGCAAAAAATAGCATCATTAATAGTAAAGGTTTTTTCATCATTATTTTGGGTTTAAAATTGTGCCTACTCTCACGATTTTCGGCTTCCTCGATTATTTTTAAAGTAAAAAAAAAATATCACACCTTGATTTTACTGGCCTACAAAGGTTTTTTTATCAGAAAATTTTTCACTGTAAACATAATTATAAAAATGATACTTACAAATCTTACTAACTCTTTTTTACACGAAAATTCATTCACTTAAATACTTAACAATCTCCTGACGATAACTTGATTTTTTCTAAACTTAAATCATTAAAATTCTATCTTAATTTCTGTTTCTGATCAAAAAAAAAAAGCCGATAATTATTATAATTATCGGCTCTTTTTTTTTTTAAGATATAAAAAATTACATTCGTTCTGGAACTTCAATCCCTAATAACTGAAATGCAGATTTAATTACTTCTGCTACTTTTTGAGAAAGCTGCACTCTGAATATTTTTTTAGTTAGATCAACTTCTCCTAAAATATGCACTGATTGATAAAATGAGTTATATTCTTTTACTAAATCGTAAGTATAATTAGCAATCAAAGCTGGACTGTGATTTTGTGCCGCATTTTGGATCACTTCTGGGAAAAGCTCAATTTGTTTTACCAATTCTTTTTCTTTTTCGTGAAGTTCTGCTATTTCAATTTTTACTGCGAAATCAAAATCTGCTTTACGAATAATTGACTGAATTCTAGCATATGTATATTGAATAAACGGCCCTGTATTTCCAGCAAAATCAACCGATTCTTCTGGATTAAACAGAATACGTTTTTTAGGATCTACTTTTAAAATGTAATATTTTAAAGCTCCTAGTCCTATTGTTTTGTATAATTTTGCTTTTTCTTCAGTAGAATAGTAATCAAGCTTTCCTAAATCTTCCGAAATTTTCTTTGCTGTATCGGTCATGTCTTGCATTAAATCGTCTGCATCTACAACAGTTCCCTCACGGCTTTTCATTTTTCCAGAAGGTAAATCAACCATTCCATATGACAAATGATATAAGCTTGAAGCCCAGTCAAAACCAAGTTTTTTCAAAATT
This portion of the Flavobacterium panacagri genome encodes:
- a CDS encoding SusC/RagA family TonB-linked outer membrane protein; amino-acid sequence: MKQNLKGLIVLFFVFAMQFAFAQQRKITGTVSDNSGMPLPGVSVLVKGTKSGAQTDFDGKYTINAASNQTLVFSYIGMQTQEVLASASTINVKMLDAGAQELEGVVVTALGIKKEKKALGYATQEIKADELTKANNNSLAGALQGKLAGVNITPSSGAPGASSRIVIRGARSFTGDNTPLYVIDGMPVASTADVSTGSSVTGSDSSNRAADIDPEDIESINILKGQAASALYGLRATNGVVVITTKSGKGASKSGKPIINFSSSMSAENVSRKIDFQDQYAQGTNGVYGPTNSLSWGPKISELPNDKSYGGNVANAVNGGDVTAHAGKYYVPQRAAAGLDPWVTPRVYDNFGAYFKTGTTVNNSFSLTQATDKSNYAFSLGSTNQDGFVPATGYTRYNARAAFSTKLSDTWKTGFVGNYVTSKTEKATGANDSSVAGAFASPISYDMKGNGYESPGDPYKQIYYRTTGFNNPYWAAAHNIHDEQTDRFFGNSYVEFTPNISMDGKHKLSFRYQLGADAYTTNYRDIDEYGNKQTTAGYLDLYGITSRTINSLFTANYEYKISDDLNLAALVGNEINDRYEKSYEMEGYDLNFGGWPNLANTQQNVDIDNIDKNRTVGLFGNLNLSYKNFIYLGGTLRKDVVSSMPRNNRSFVYPSISLGVVLTELEGLKGNPTLSFAKLRASWAEVGQPAVYKQNYYSTPVYGGGFWGSAPITYPLTGVNSYTPYGVMYDPNLRPQNTRSYEVGGEFRFFNDRVSIDYTYARQNIIDQIFSVPLAGSTGASSLVMNGGKVHTNSHELVVSVSPIRSKDFDWTISANFTKIDNYVDELKEGVQNIFLGGFVTPQIRASIGERYPVVYGSAFARDDKGNILVDDNGKAVTGDTKSLGEVAPKFNLGGTTSFRYKKLTLAATFDWKNGGVMYSGTNSLLDLYGLSTKTLNREELVVQEGVTANGQPNTKAITKELMYNVNSNIAETAIYDASFVKLRELSLGYTLPKFSTSLDLRVSAFARNVLLWAKMPNLDPEASQGNNNMAGGFERLSVPQTTSIGVGLNLTIN